From Cellulomonas fimi ATCC 484, a single genomic window includes:
- the pflA gene encoding pyruvate formate-lyase-activating protein — protein MTTQADERTGAPVVALGTPLVGGSHERAHGAGTAGLTEVEAERSARLAAVRAGDVGSVHSWELVTAVDGPGTRLTVFLSGCPLRCLYCHNPDTMEMRRGTDVAADDLLRRIQRYRGVMKATGGGLTISGGEPLMQPAYVRRLLRGAKAMDVHTAIDTSGFLGAQLSDEMLEDVDLVLLDVKSGIPETYKKVTGQDLAPTLAFGRRLAEHGTRTWIRFVLVPGLTDAVENVDAVADYVASLGACVERVEVLPFHQMGQDKWAELGMRYELDGVEPPSAELVERVRGQFRDRGLTTF, from the coding sequence ATGACGACCCAGGCCGACGAGCGGACCGGCGCCCCCGTGGTGGCGCTCGGCACGCCGCTCGTCGGCGGGTCGCACGAGCGGGCCCACGGTGCCGGGACGGCCGGTCTGACCGAGGTGGAGGCGGAGCGGTCCGCGCGGCTCGCCGCCGTCCGGGCCGGCGACGTCGGCTCGGTCCACTCCTGGGAGCTCGTCACCGCGGTGGACGGTCCCGGGACGCGGCTCACGGTGTTCCTGTCGGGGTGCCCGCTGCGCTGCCTGTACTGCCACAACCCCGACACCATGGAGATGCGCCGCGGCACCGACGTGGCCGCCGACGACCTGCTCCGGCGCATCCAGCGCTACCGCGGCGTCATGAAGGCGACCGGCGGCGGCCTGACGATCTCCGGCGGCGAGCCCCTCATGCAGCCCGCGTACGTGCGGCGGCTGCTGCGCGGCGCCAAGGCGATGGATGTGCACACCGCGATCGACACGTCCGGCTTCCTCGGGGCGCAGCTCTCCGACGAGATGCTCGAGGACGTCGACCTCGTCCTGCTCGACGTGAAGTCGGGCATCCCCGAGACCTACAAGAAGGTCACCGGCCAGGACCTCGCGCCGACGCTCGCGTTCGGCCGCCGGCTCGCCGAGCACGGCACGCGCACCTGGATCCGGTTCGTGCTCGTCCCCGGCCTGACCGACGCGGTCGAGAACGTCGACGCCGTCGCCGACTACGTCGCCTCGCTGGGCGCGTGCGTCGAGCGCGTCGAGGTCCTGCCGTTCCACCAGATGGGCCAGGACAAGTGGGCCGAGCTGGGGATGCGCTACGAGCTCGACGGTGTCGAGCCGCCGTCGGCCGAGCTCGTCGAGCGGGTCCGCGGCCAGTTCCGCGACCGGGGCCTCACGACGTTCTGA
- the pflB gene encoding formate C-acetyltransferase: protein MSTTAVPPTSHDEATTPAAWTGFVTGPWADRVDVRDFIQRNYTPYEGDSSFLAGATARTTGIWDRLSAMFPEEREKGVYDVDAKTPSTITSHAPGYISQDDELIVGLQTDAPLKRAIMPNGGYRMVEKSLETYGYEPDPVVSEIFSKYRKTHNDGVFDVYPPAVRAARSSHIITGLPDAYGRGRIIGDYRRVALYGVDALIAAKKLERAELDMERSVEDVIRDREELAEQIRALGELKQMAASYGYDISGPATNGREAVQWLYFGYLAAVKEQNGAAMSLGRTSTFLDIYLERDLAAGAITEEQAQEVIDDFVIKLRIVRFLRTPEYDALFSGDPTWVTESIGGMGEDGRTLVTKTSFRYLQTLYNLGPAPEPNMTVFWSDKLPEGFKAFCAQVSIDTSAVQYESDDLIRADWGDDAAIACCVSPMRVGKQMQFFGARVNLAKALLYAINGGRDEVSGKQVAPVAAPVEGEYLDYDDVMAKFDKTMDWLAQTYVDALNCVHYMHDKYAYERIEMALHDREILRTLACGIAGLSVVADSLSAIKYAKVKALRTTDGLVTEYAIEGDYPSYGNDDDRADDIAVWIVNTFMEKIRQYPTYRKALHTQSVLTITSNVVYGKATGSTPDGRRAGEPFAPGANPMNGRDSHGMLASALSVAKLPYAEAQDGISLTSSVVPSGLGRTREEQVTNLVGLLDAYTLSNGYHMNVNVLNRETLLDAMEHPENYPQLTIRVSGYAVNFVRLTREQQLDVLSRTFHGAV from the coding sequence ATGTCCACCACCGCAGTCCCCCCCACCTCCCACGACGAGGCCACCACCCCGGCCGCGTGGACAGGCTTCGTCACCGGTCCCTGGGCGGACCGGGTCGACGTGCGGGACTTCATCCAGCGCAACTACACGCCCTACGAGGGCGACAGCAGCTTCCTCGCGGGTGCGACGGCCCGCACCACCGGCATCTGGGACCGCCTGAGCGCGATGTTCCCCGAGGAGCGCGAGAAGGGCGTCTACGACGTCGACGCCAAGACGCCCTCGACGATCACGTCGCACGCGCCCGGCTACATCTCCCAGGACGACGAGCTCATCGTCGGCCTGCAGACCGACGCCCCGCTCAAGCGCGCGATCATGCCCAACGGCGGCTACCGGATGGTCGAGAAGTCCCTCGAGACCTACGGGTACGAGCCGGACCCGGTCGTCTCCGAGATCTTCAGCAAGTACCGCAAGACGCACAACGACGGCGTCTTCGACGTGTACCCGCCGGCCGTGCGCGCCGCGCGCAGCAGCCACATCATCACGGGCCTGCCGGACGCCTACGGCCGCGGCCGGATCATCGGCGACTACCGCCGCGTCGCCCTGTACGGCGTCGACGCGCTGATCGCCGCGAAGAAGCTCGAGCGTGCCGAGCTCGACATGGAGCGCTCCGTCGAGGACGTCATCCGCGACCGCGAGGAGCTCGCGGAGCAGATCCGCGCGCTCGGCGAGCTCAAGCAGATGGCCGCGTCCTACGGCTACGACATCTCCGGCCCGGCGACCAACGGCCGCGAGGCCGTGCAGTGGCTGTACTTCGGCTACCTCGCCGCGGTGAAGGAGCAGAACGGCGCGGCGATGTCCCTGGGCCGCACCTCGACGTTCCTCGACATCTACCTCGAGCGCGACCTCGCTGCCGGTGCGATCACCGAGGAGCAGGCGCAGGAGGTCATCGACGACTTCGTCATCAAGCTGCGGATCGTGCGCTTCCTGCGCACCCCGGAGTACGACGCCCTCTTCTCGGGCGACCCGACGTGGGTCACCGAGTCGATCGGCGGCATGGGCGAGGACGGCCGCACGCTCGTCACCAAGACGTCGTTCCGCTACCTGCAGACGCTCTACAACCTGGGCCCGGCGCCCGAGCCGAACATGACCGTGTTCTGGAGCGACAAGCTGCCCGAGGGCTTCAAGGCCTTCTGCGCGCAGGTGTCGATCGACACCTCGGCCGTGCAGTACGAGTCCGACGACCTCATCCGGGCCGACTGGGGCGACGACGCGGCCATCGCGTGCTGCGTGTCCCCGATGCGCGTCGGCAAGCAGATGCAGTTCTTCGGGGCCCGCGTGAACCTCGCCAAGGCCCTGCTCTACGCGATCAACGGCGGCCGCGACGAGGTCTCCGGCAAGCAGGTCGCGCCGGTCGCCGCGCCGGTCGAGGGCGAGTACCTCGACTACGACGACGTCATGGCGAAGTTCGACAAGACGATGGACTGGCTGGCCCAGACGTACGTCGACGCGCTGAACTGCGTGCACTACATGCACGACAAGTACGCGTACGAGCGCATCGAGATGGCGCTGCACGACCGCGAGATCCTGCGGACGCTGGCCTGCGGCATCGCCGGCCTGTCGGTCGTCGCGGACTCGCTGTCGGCGATCAAGTACGCCAAGGTCAAGGCGCTGCGCACGACGGACGGCCTCGTGACCGAGTACGCGATCGAGGGCGACTACCCGAGCTACGGCAACGACGACGACCGCGCCGACGACATCGCCGTGTGGATCGTCAACACGTTCATGGAGAAGATCCGCCAGTACCCGACGTACCGCAAGGCGCTGCACACGCAGTCCGTCCTGACGATCACGTCGAACGTCGTCTACGGCAAGGCCACGGGCTCGACCCCCGACGGCCGTCGTGCCGGCGAGCCGTTCGCCCCGGGCGCCAACCCGATGAACGGGCGCGACTCGCACGGCATGCTCGCCTCCGCGCTGTCGGTCGCGAAGCTGCCGTACGCGGAGGCGCAGGACGGCATCTCCCTCACCTCGTCGGTCGTGCCCTCGGGCCTGGGCCGCACGCGGGAGGAGCAGGTGACGAACCTGGTCGGTCTGCTCGACGCGTACACGCTGTCGAACGGCTACCACATGAACGTCAACGTCCTGAACCGGGAGACGCTGCTCGACGCGATGGAGCACCCGGAGAACTACCCGCAGCTCACCATCCGCGTCTCGGGCTACGCCGTGAACTTCGTGCGGCTGACCCGTGAGCAGCAGCTCGACGTCCTGTCCCGGACGTTCCACGGCGCGGTCTGA
- the dxs gene encoding 1-deoxy-D-xylulose-5-phosphate synthase, giving the protein MALLDSITSPADVRRLSRAQVARLADEVRAFLVESVSRTGGHLGPNLGVVELTIALHRVFDSPRDTLVFDTGHQSYVHKLLTGRTDFTQLRRRGGLSGYPSRAESEHDVVENSHASTALSWADGIAKANQLHGRGHRTVVAVIGDGALTGGMAWEALNNIAAGQDRRLVVVVNDNGRSYAPTIGGLARHLDTLRTTQGYENVLSWGKRTLRRSGPPGRFAYDALHGLKKGIKDVVAPQGMFEDLGLKYVGPVDGHDEQAVEHALRRAKAFGGPVIVHVITEKGRGYTPAEQDVADRFHAVGQIHPETGLPLAPSRFGWTSVFADEIVRIGRRRQDVVAITAAMLQPVGLAPFAAEFPERVFDVGIAEQHAATSAAGMAYGGLHPVVAVYATFLNRAFDQVLMDVALHKAGVTFVLDRAGLTGDDGASHNGMWDMAMLGIVPGLRLAAPRDEPTLREALRQAVDVDDAPTVVRYPKGAMGDPVPAVDEVDGVDVLARHAGPDDAPSVLVVGVGAMAGTALETAELLAAHRLRVTVVDPRWVLPVPAALTKLAGEHDHVVTLEDGLVDGGIGALVGQRCGEVGVHTPVQSFGIPRRFLDHASRDQLVGELRLRPNDVARDVLTALGRAG; this is encoded by the coding sequence ATGGCACTGCTGGACTCGATCACGTCCCCTGCGGACGTCCGGCGCCTGAGCCGCGCGCAGGTGGCCCGCCTCGCCGACGAGGTCCGCGCGTTCCTCGTCGAGTCGGTGTCCCGCACGGGCGGTCACCTGGGTCCGAACCTCGGCGTGGTCGAGCTCACCATCGCGCTGCACCGCGTGTTCGACTCGCCGCGCGACACGCTCGTGTTCGACACCGGGCACCAGTCCTACGTGCACAAGCTCCTCACGGGCCGCACGGACTTCACGCAGCTGCGCCGCCGCGGCGGCCTGTCCGGCTACCCGAGCCGTGCCGAGTCGGAGCACGACGTCGTCGAGAACTCGCACGCGTCGACCGCGCTGTCGTGGGCGGACGGCATCGCGAAGGCCAACCAGCTGCACGGCCGGGGCCACCGCACCGTCGTGGCGGTCATCGGCGACGGCGCCCTCACGGGTGGCATGGCGTGGGAGGCCCTCAACAACATCGCGGCGGGCCAGGACCGCCGTCTGGTCGTGGTCGTCAACGACAACGGCCGCTCGTACGCGCCGACCATCGGCGGCCTGGCGCGGCACCTGGACACGCTGCGCACGACGCAGGGCTACGAGAACGTCCTGTCCTGGGGCAAGCGCACGCTGCGCCGCAGCGGCCCGCCCGGGCGGTTCGCGTACGACGCGTTGCACGGCCTGAAGAAGGGCATCAAGGACGTCGTCGCGCCGCAGGGCATGTTCGAGGACCTGGGCCTGAAGTACGTCGGGCCGGTCGACGGGCACGACGAGCAGGCCGTCGAGCACGCGCTGCGCCGCGCCAAGGCGTTCGGCGGGCCCGTGATCGTGCACGTCATCACCGAGAAGGGCCGTGGGTACACCCCCGCGGAGCAGGACGTCGCCGACCGGTTCCACGCGGTCGGCCAGATCCACCCGGAGACGGGCCTGCCGCTCGCGCCGTCGCGGTTCGGCTGGACGAGCGTGTTCGCCGACGAGATCGTCCGGATCGGCCGGCGTCGCCAGGACGTCGTCGCGATCACCGCGGCGATGCTGCAGCCCGTGGGGCTCGCGCCGTTCGCCGCCGAGTTCCCCGAGCGCGTGTTCGACGTCGGGATCGCGGAGCAGCACGCGGCGACCTCCGCCGCGGGCATGGCGTACGGCGGGCTGCACCCCGTCGTCGCCGTCTACGCGACGTTCCTCAACCGCGCGTTCGACCAGGTGCTCATGGACGTCGCGCTGCACAAGGCGGGCGTGACGTTCGTGCTCGACCGCGCGGGTCTCACGGGCGACGACGGCGCGAGCCACAACGGCATGTGGGACATGGCGATGCTCGGCATCGTGCCGGGGCTGCGGCTGGCGGCGCCGCGCGACGAGCCGACGCTGCGCGAGGCGCTGCGGCAGGCCGTCGACGTCGACGACGCGCCCACGGTGGTGCGCTACCCCAAGGGTGCGATGGGGGACCCGGTCCCGGCGGTCGACGAGGTCGACGGCGTCGACGTGCTGGCCCGGCACGCGGGCCCGGACGACGCGCCGTCCGTGCTCGTGGTCGGCGTGGGGGCGATGGCCGGCACGGCGCTGGAGACCGCGGAGCTGCTCGCGGCGCACCGTCTGCGCGTCACGGTCGTCGACCCGCGCTGGGTCCTGCCCGTGCCCGCCGCGCTGACGAAGCTCGCGGGGGAGCACGACCACGTCGTCACGCTCGAGGACGGCCTCGTCGACGGCGGGATCGGCGCGCTCGTGGGGCAGCGGTGCGGCGAGGTGGGCGTGCACACGCCCGTGCAGTCGTTCGGCATCCCGCGCCGGTTCCTCGACCACGCGTCGCGCGACCAGCTCGTGGGGGAGCTGCGGCTGCGCCCGAACGACGTCGCGCGGGACGTCCTGACGGCGCTCGGCCGGGCAGGGTAG
- a CDS encoding GuaB1 family IMP dehydrogenase-related protein — MRFLPGQTPASDLTYGDVFLVPSRSEVTSRFDVDLTPVDGTGTTIPLVVANMTAVAGRRMAETVARRGGIAVIPQDIPTDVVADVVASVKARHTVVESAVEVSPHDTVHTALTLIGKRSHGAAVVVADGRPVGVVTEADCQGVDRFTQVEDVMTPHPTTVDLSVLEQSGTRGLEAAFEQLHASRRRFSPVVRDGLLVGVLTRVGALRSSIYSPALDAAGRLRVAAAVGINGDVKAKTAELLEAGVDVLVVDTAHGHQRKMLDALGAVRSLDPQVPVVAGNVVTAEGTRDLIEAGADIVKVGVGPGAMCTTRMMTAVGRPQFSAVLECAAEARRLGGHVWADGGVRHPRDVALALAAGATQVMIGSWFAGTHESPGDLHADGEGRLYKESFGMASARAVAARTRGGSAFERARKGLYEEGISSSRMYLDPRRPGVEDLIDHVTAGVRSAATYVGATSLEELTERAVVGIQSAAGYEEGRPLPDGW; from the coding sequence ATGCGCTTCCTGCCCGGCCAGACTCCGGCCTCCGACCTCACCTACGGCGACGTCTTCCTCGTCCCGTCGCGTTCCGAGGTCACCTCCCGCTTCGACGTCGACCTCACGCCCGTCGACGGCACCGGCACCACCATCCCGCTCGTCGTGGCGAACATGACCGCCGTCGCGGGCCGCCGGATGGCGGAGACCGTCGCCCGTCGCGGCGGCATCGCCGTCATCCCCCAGGACATCCCGACCGACGTGGTCGCGGACGTCGTCGCCTCCGTCAAGGCGCGCCACACCGTCGTCGAGAGCGCCGTCGAGGTGTCCCCGCACGACACCGTGCACACGGCCCTCACGCTCATCGGCAAGCGGTCGCACGGCGCCGCCGTGGTCGTCGCCGACGGCCGCCCCGTGGGCGTCGTGACCGAGGCCGACTGCCAGGGCGTCGACCGGTTCACGCAGGTCGAGGACGTCATGACGCCGCACCCGACGACGGTCGACCTGTCCGTCCTCGAGCAGAGCGGCACGCGCGGCCTCGAGGCCGCGTTCGAGCAGCTGCACGCGTCGCGCCGCCGGTTCTCCCCGGTCGTGCGCGACGGCCTGCTCGTCGGCGTGCTCACGCGCGTCGGCGCCCTGCGCTCGTCCATCTACTCCCCCGCGCTCGACGCGGCCGGCCGGCTGCGGGTCGCCGCGGCCGTGGGCATCAACGGCGACGTCAAGGCCAAGACCGCGGAGCTGCTCGAGGCGGGCGTCGACGTGCTCGTCGTCGACACCGCGCACGGCCACCAGCGCAAGATGCTCGACGCGCTCGGCGCCGTCCGGTCGCTCGACCCGCAGGTGCCCGTCGTCGCCGGCAACGTCGTCACGGCCGAGGGCACGCGAGACCTCATCGAGGCGGGCGCGGACATCGTCAAGGTCGGCGTCGGGCCCGGCGCCATGTGCACGACGCGCATGATGACCGCCGTCGGACGCCCGCAGTTCTCCGCGGTGCTCGAGTGCGCCGCCGAGGCGCGTCGCCTGGGCGGGCACGTGTGGGCCGACGGCGGCGTGCGCCACCCGCGCGACGTCGCGCTCGCGCTGGCCGCGGGCGCGACGCAGGTGATGATCGGCTCCTGGTTCGCCGGGACGCACGAGTCGCCCGGCGACCTGCACGCCGACGGCGAGGGCCGCCTGTACAAGGAGAGCTTCGGCATGGCGTCCGCCCGCGCGGTCGCGGCCCGCACCCGCGGCGGCTCGGCGTTCGAGCGTGCGCGCAAGGGCCTGTACGAGGAGGGCATCTCCTCCTCGCGCATGTACCTGGACCCGCGCCGGCCGGGCGTCGAGGACCTCATCGACCACGTCACCGCGGGCGTGCGCTCCGCCGCGACGTACGTGGGCGCGACCTCCCTCGAGGAGCTCACCGAGCGCGCGGTCGTCGGCATCCAGTCCGCCGCCGGCTACGAAGAGGGTCGGCCGCTCCCGGACGGGTGGTGA
- a CDS encoding type 1 glutamine amidotransferase produces MTVRPVLVLTHASHEGPGLIGPAIDGPLQVRTVLDVAEPRLPSLDDVAGVVVMGGPMDADDERHPGLAAERRLLADAVDADVPVLGVCLGMQLLGLALGARLHRRHGTEIGFAPVDVVADDPVLGPLGTRPTVLHWHSDAVDLPSGATLLASTPATPVQAFRAGSALGLQFHPEVTASMLELWLTTPDMTAGLAEDEVVAVRADGARHLPTLVPAAEKALAAFGELARARG; encoded by the coding sequence GTGACGGTGCGCCCCGTCCTGGTCCTGACGCACGCGTCCCACGAGGGCCCCGGGCTGATCGGGCCGGCGATCGACGGGCCGCTGCAGGTCCGCACCGTGCTCGACGTCGCCGAGCCGCGGCTGCCGTCGCTCGACGACGTCGCGGGCGTCGTCGTCATGGGCGGGCCGATGGACGCGGACGACGAGCGGCATCCCGGCCTCGCGGCGGAGCGGCGGCTGCTCGCGGACGCGGTCGACGCCGACGTGCCGGTCCTCGGCGTGTGCCTCGGCATGCAGCTGCTCGGGCTCGCGCTCGGGGCACGGCTGCACCGGCGGCACGGCACGGAGATCGGCTTCGCCCCGGTCGACGTGGTGGCCGACGACCCCGTGCTCGGCCCGCTCGGCACCCGCCCGACGGTCCTGCACTGGCACTCGGACGCGGTGGACCTGCCGTCGGGGGCGACGCTGCTCGCCTCCACGCCCGCGACGCCCGTGCAGGCGTTCCGCGCGGGCAGCGCGCTCGGGCTCCAGTTCCACCCCGAGGTCACGGCGTCGATGCTCGAGCTGTGGCTCACGACGCCGGACATGACCGCCGGGCTCGCGGAGGACGAGGTCGTGGCGGTGCGCGCCGACGGGGCGCGGCACCTGCCGACGCTCGTGCCGGCCGCGGAGAAGGCGCTCGCGGCCTTCGGGGAGCTCGCGCGGGCCCGCGGATGA
- a CDS encoding NUDIX hydrolase, whose amino-acid sequence MTSAADGVREALRALCAAGLDWRVDPSRVLPSVADARPAAVLVLFGELDAAPARTGRPAVAADLDVLLQRRAATLGHHAGQVSFPGGRTEPSDVSPAAAAVREAVEETGLDPTGVEVLGTLPPLAVPVSNHLVTPVPAWWTRPSDVAAVDHRETVEVLRVPVVDLLDPANRASVAHERGGVRVRTPAFVVGDLVVWGFTGIVLGRMFDALGWSLPWDDRRTVQPPR is encoded by the coding sequence ATGACGTCCGCGGCGGACGGCGTACGCGAGGCGCTGCGCGCGCTGTGCGCCGCGGGGCTGGACTGGCGGGTCGACCCGTCGCGGGTCCTGCCGTCGGTCGCCGACGCACGCCCGGCGGCCGTGCTGGTGCTGTTCGGCGAGCTGGACGCGGCACCCGCACGCACGGGCCGTCCCGCGGTCGCCGCCGACCTCGACGTGCTGCTCCAGCGCCGCGCGGCGACGCTCGGGCACCACGCCGGGCAGGTGTCGTTCCCCGGGGGCCGGACCGAGCCGTCCGACGTCTCCCCCGCGGCGGCCGCGGTGCGCGAGGCGGTCGAGGAGACCGGGCTCGACCCCACGGGCGTCGAGGTGCTCGGCACGCTGCCGCCGCTCGCGGTCCCGGTCAGCAACCACCTGGTCACTCCCGTGCCCGCGTGGTGGACGCGCCCGTCCGACGTCGCGGCCGTCGACCACCGGGAGACGGTCGAGGTGCTGCGCGTGCCGGTCGTCGACCTGCTGGACCCGGCGAACCGTGCGAGCGTCGCCCACGAGCGCGGCGGGGTGCGCGTGCGCACGCCCGCGTTCGTCGTCGGAGACCTCGTGGTCTGGGGGTTCACCGGTATCGTCCTGGGCCGCATGTTCGACGCGCTCGGCTGGAGCCTCCCGTGGGACGACCGCCGGACGGTCCAGCCGCCACGCTGA
- a CDS encoding aminoglycoside phosphotransferase family protein, giving the protein MVHPVPEIDVDEHLARTLVRDQHPDLADLPLTWAGTGWDNVLWRLGDDLALRFPVRAASAPLVEHEQRWLPVLAPLLPVATPVPVRTGVPSTRYPWAWSVVPWFDAAPAWRTPVRERAAWVPELADVLVALHRPAPPDAPHNPFRGVPLAPDATVLRERLDRLALPDADRVLALRAELAAAPAWDGPALWLHGDPHPANLLVHDGRLRAVIDFGDVTSGDPASDLATAWLTFDADGRADLRDRLDRARGWDDAVWRRARAWALHLGVVLQMHPVDHPHLAAVGRHAVSEALDGD; this is encoded by the coding sequence GTGGTCCACCCCGTCCCCGAGATCGACGTCGACGAGCACCTCGCCCGCACGCTCGTGCGCGACCAGCACCCGGACCTCGCGGACCTGCCCCTGACGTGGGCCGGCACCGGCTGGGACAACGTGCTGTGGCGGCTCGGTGACGACCTCGCCCTGCGGTTCCCGGTGCGCGCGGCGTCCGCGCCGCTGGTCGAGCACGAGCAGCGCTGGCTGCCCGTCCTCGCGCCGCTGCTGCCGGTGGCGACCCCCGTGCCGGTGCGCACGGGCGTCCCGTCCACGCGCTACCCGTGGGCGTGGAGCGTCGTCCCGTGGTTCGACGCCGCGCCGGCGTGGCGCACGCCCGTGCGCGAGCGCGCCGCGTGGGTGCCGGAGCTCGCCGACGTCCTGGTGGCGCTGCACCGCCCGGCGCCCCCCGACGCGCCCCACAACCCCTTCCGCGGCGTCCCGCTGGCACCCGACGCGACCGTCCTGCGCGAGCGCCTCGACCGCCTCGCGCTGCCCGACGCGGACCGGGTGCTCGCGCTGCGCGCCGAGCTGGCCGCAGCCCCCGCGTGGGACGGGCCGGCGCTGTGGCTGCACGGCGACCCGCACCCCGCGAACCTGCTCGTCCACGACGGGCGGCTGCGCGCCGTCATCGACTTCGGTGACGTGACGTCGGGCGACCCGGCGTCGGACCTCGCGACGGCGTGGCTGACGTTCGACGCCGACGGGCGGGCCGACCTGCGGGACCGGCTCGACCGTGCGCGCGGGTGGGACGACGCCGTGTGGCGGCGGGCGCGGGCATGGGCGCTGCACCTGGGTGTCGTCCTGCAGATGCACCCGGTGGACCACCCGCACCTGGCGGCCGTGGGCCGCCACGCCGTCAGCGAGGCGCTCGACGGCGACTGA
- a CDS encoding arginase family protein, with translation MPTTAPLGLLGVPSSVAAHAPGLERGPAALRRAGLVATLRAAGRDVVDHGDTAVARWRHDPPGRTVPHDVHRVVEVLQEARAATRAVLDAGHVPVVVGGECTVTLAVLAAAVDAGRDLGLVYVDGGQDLHVPTGPADEPIADSTGVAHLLDLPGVHPALAGFGPRRPLLTADRLAFVGQSDDEEDVHGLVPSLRVRADAVTADPVAAAARALAVAGRDGYLVHLDVDVLDFFALPLADVPTYGRGLVPATLGTLLAALVRSEGFAGLVVTEANPDRDADGEHLALLVRLIADALTTGR, from the coding sequence ATGCCGACCACCGCACCCCTCGGCCTCCTCGGCGTCCCGTCGAGCGTCGCCGCGCACGCGCCCGGTCTCGAGCGCGGCCCCGCGGCCCTGCGCCGTGCCGGGCTCGTCGCGACGCTGCGCGCCGCGGGTCGCGACGTCGTGGACCACGGCGACACCGCGGTCGCCCGCTGGCGGCACGACCCGCCGGGACGCACCGTCCCGCACGACGTGCACCGCGTCGTCGAGGTGCTGCAGGAGGCGCGCGCCGCGACGCGGGCGGTGCTCGACGCGGGGCACGTGCCGGTCGTCGTCGGGGGTGAGTGCACGGTCACGCTGGCGGTGCTCGCGGCGGCCGTCGACGCCGGGCGGGACCTCGGGCTCGTGTACGTGGACGGTGGCCAGGACCTGCACGTCCCGACCGGCCCCGCGGACGAGCCGATCGCGGACTCGACGGGTGTCGCGCACCTGCTCGACCTGCCCGGCGTGCACCCCGCGCTCGCCGGGTTCGGCCCGCGCCGCCCGCTGCTCACCGCGGACCGCCTCGCGTTCGTCGGGCAGTCCGACGACGAGGAGGACGTGCACGGGCTCGTGCCGTCCCTGCGCGTCCGGGCGGACGCCGTCACCGCGGACCCGGTCGCGGCGGCCGCCCGGGCGCTCGCCGTCGCGGGGCGCGACGGGTACCTCGTGCACCTCGACGTCGACGTGCTCGACTTCTTCGCGTTGCCGCTCGCCGACGTCCCCACCTACGGCCGTGGCCTCGTCCCGGCCACGCTCGGCACCCTGCTCGCGGCCCTCGTCCGCAGCGAGGGGTTCGCGGGGCTCGTCGTGACCGAGGCGAACCCCGACCGGGACGCCGACGGCGAGCACCTCGCGCTGCTCGTCCGGCTGATCGCCGACGCCCTCACCACCGGCCGCTGA
- a CDS encoding DUF1801 domain-containing protein translates to MADQPRTVPTDADVRAFVDAVPHAVRRRDAQRLLDLLGRVTGEQPRMWGPSIVGYGSYHYRYASGREGDAAAAGFSPRTASTTVYLADGFDAHAEDLAALGPHTTSVSCLYLKDLDRVDLAVLERILRRSWATVTAPGFGQV, encoded by the coding sequence ATGGCCGACCAGCCGCGCACGGTGCCCACCGACGCCGACGTCCGCGCGTTCGTCGACGCGGTCCCGCACGCGGTCCGTCGCCGCGACGCGCAGCGCCTGCTCGACCTGCTGGGCCGCGTGACGGGTGAGCAGCCGCGGATGTGGGGCCCGTCCATCGTCGGCTACGGCAGCTACCACTACCGCTACGCGAGCGGACGCGAGGGCGATGCGGCCGCCGCGGGCTTCTCGCCGCGCACGGCCTCGACGACCGTCTACCTGGCCGACGGTTTCGACGCGCACGCCGAGGACCTTGCGGCGCTCGGCCCGCACACCACGAGCGTCAGCTGCCTGTACCTCAAGGACCTCGACCGCGTGGACCTGGCGGTCCTCGAGCGCATCCTGCGACGGTCCTGGGCGACGGTGACCGCTCCCGGCTTCGGCCAGGTCTGA